Genomic window (Gelria sp. Kuro-4):
GAGCGGATCCCGCCCCCCACGGTACAGGGGATAAAGGCGGCCGCCGTGGTGCGTGCCACCACATCGTAGAGCGCCCGCCGCCCCTCCTGGGACGCGCTGATATCGAGAAACACCAGCTCATCGGCCCCCTCGCGGTCGTAGCAGGCCGCCAGCTCCACCGGGTCCCCCGCGTCGCGCAGGTTGAGAAAATTAGTGCCCTTCACCACGCGCCCGTCCTTGACATCCAGGCAGGGGATGATGCGCTTAGCCAGCATCGCTCTCACTCCTTTCGCCGATCTTGATTGCCTCTGCCAGCGAGATGGTGCCGGCGTAGAGCGCGCGGCCCAGGATGACCCCGGCTATCCCCTCAGCCTCCCGCGCCGCCGCCGCCTCCACCTCCGCCAGGTGCCCGAACCCGCCCGCCACCAGTACCGGCCGCCCCGCCGCCTGGGCCAGGGAACAGGCGCCGTCCAGGTCCGGCCCGGTCAGGGTGCCATCGCGACCGGTGTCCGTATAGATGAACGTCTCGACTCCCAGCGCCGCCAGCTGCCGCGCCAGCGCCTCCACCGGCAGGACGCTCTCCTCCTCCCAGCCCGCCAGCTGCACGCGGCCCTCCCGCACGTCCAGGGAAACCAAGGTGCCGTCCCCATACTCCCGGCAGGCCGCCGCCACCACGGCCGGATCGCGGGCCGCCGCCGTGCCGAGGATCAGCCAGCGTGCCCCGGCCGCGCGCGCCGCCGCCAGGTCCTCGCGCCGCCGCAGCCCGCCGCCCAGCTGGATCTCGACCCCCAGCTCCGCTTTCAGGCGCGCCACCACGGCCAGGTTCTGCGGCCGCCCGCTGCGGGCGCCGTCCAGGTCCACCACGTGCAGCCGCCGCGCGCCCGCTGCACGCCAGCGCCGCGCCGCCGCCAGGGGATCGCCGCGGTAAACCTCTTGCCGGAAGCGGCCCTGGTAGAGGCGGACGCAGGCGCCGCCCCGAAGGTCCACCGCCGGGATCACGAGCATGCTCTCACCTCGCTGACAAAGTTCCTGAGGACGGCCAGCCCCACCTGGCTGCTCTTTTCCGGGTGGAACTGCGTGCCCCACACGTTGCCCCGGCGGACGGCGGCGGTGAATTCCTCGCCGTAGCTGCACGTAGCGGCAACGACGGCCTCCTCTTGCGGCACGGCCACGTAGGAGTGGACGAAGTACACGAAGCTGCCGGGAGCGACGCCGCCAAAAAGCGGCGTCGGCCGGGGGAAGCTGAGCGAGTTCCAGCCGATGTGCGGGATCTTCACTTCCCCCCGCAGGCGCCGCACGACGCCGGGCAGGATGTCCAGGCCCTCATGATAACCGCCCTCCTCGCCGGCGGTGAAAAGAAGCTGCATCCCGAGGCAGATGCCCAGGAAGGGACGCCCGCTGCCGGCCGCCTGCCGCACGGTCTCCACCAGTCCCCGCGCCCTAAGCTCCGCCATGGCGTCGCCGAAGGCCCCGACGCCCGGGAGGATCACCCCCGGCGCCGCGGCAATCGCCGCCGGGTCCGCGGTGACGCGCACCTCTTCCCCCAGCGCCTGCAGCGCGTATCTCACGCTCCCCAGGTTGCCCATACCATAGTCCACGATCGCAATCACCGTCTCGCCCTCCCTACAAAACCCCTTTAGTGGACGGTATGCCGGGGACCCGCGGATCCAGGGCCACGGCCTCGCGCAGGGCACGGCCCAGGCCCTTGAAGATTGCCTCCACAATGTGGTGCCCGTTCGCGCCATGGAGCAGGTCCACGTGGAGCGCCAGCCGCGCCTCAACCACCAAGGCCCGCAAAAACTCCGGCACCAGCTCCACCGCAAAGTCCCCAATGCTGGGCGCTGCCAAGGCTACATCATAATGCAGGTAGGGTCGCCCGGACAGGTCCACCACCACCCGCACCAGCGCCTCATCCATGGGCAGCAGCGAGGCCCCGTAGCGCCGGATGCCCTGCTTTTCGCCCAGCGCCTGCTCCAAGGCCGTCCCCAGGGTGAGCCCCACGTCCTCCACGGTGTGGTGGTCGTCCACCCAGGTATCCCCCGTGGCCTGAAGCGTCAGGTCAAAGCCCCCGTGGGCGGCCCAGAGGGTGAGCAGATGGTCCAGAAACCCGACTCCGGTTTTGACCTCACTGCCGCCCGTACCATCCAGCTCCAGCCGCACCTTAACCTGCGTTTCCCGGGTTCGGCGCTCGGCCTCTGCGCTCCGTCCCATGTTACTCCCTCCCTACCAGCGCCCGGGCATGGCCCGCCAGCCCCTCCGCCCGGGCCAACAGCTCGGCCGCCGGCGCATCTTTTCGCCAGGCTTCCCGGCCGTAGGCCAGGAAGTTGAGGCGCTTACAGAAGTCCTCCACCCCCAGCGGCGAGGCGAAACGCGCCGTCCCGCCGGTGGGGAGCACGTGGCTGGGACCGGCGATGTAGTCGCCCAGCGCCTCCGGCGTGTACGGCCCCAGAAAAACGGTACCGGCGTTCTGCACCCGGGGTAGCACCGCCCAGGGGTCTGCCAACAGCAGCTCCAGGTGCTCGGGCGCCCACGCGTTGGCCAAGGCTACCGCCAGCTCCAGGTCCGGCACCACGTAAGCCGCGCTCGACGCCAAGGCCGCCCGCGCCAGCTCCGCCCGGGGCAGGGTGGCCAGCTCCTTTTCCAGCTCCCCCGCCACTTCCTCCGCCAGGCGCTGCGAGGTGGTCACGAGCAGGGCCTGCGCCGCGGCGTCGTGCTCCGCCTGGGCGATGAGGTCCCGCGCCACCACCGCCGGCGCCGCGCCGGCGTCAGCCAAAATCAGTACCTCGCTCGGCCCCGCCACCGCATCGATCCCCACGCAGCCGAAGAGCAGGCGCTTGGCCGCCGCCACGTAGGCATTGCCCGGACCCACCACCTTGTCCACCGCCGGAATTGTTTCCGTACCCAAAGCCAGCGCGGCGATGGCCTGCGCCCCGCCCACGCAGTACACCTCGCGCACGCCCAGGAGGTAGGCCGTCCCCAGCACCAGCGGGTGGCCGTGCCCGCCCGCCGGCGGTGTGGCCAGGGCGATCTCCGCCACCCCGGCCGCCTGCGCCGGCACCACATTCATGAGTACCGACGAAGGATAAGCTGCCCGCCCGCCCGGGATGTACACTCCCACGCGCTTGAGCGGCAGCGACCGGGTACCGAGAACCGCCCCCGCGGCGTTAACGGTGAGGCTCCCCGGCGGCGGGGCGGCCGAAAAGCGCCTGATATTCTCCCGCGCCACAAGGAGCGCCTCTTTCAGCGCGGCCGGGAGCGCCGCCGCCGCCTCCGCCAGTTCGGCCGGCGCCACCCGCAGCTCCGCCGCCGTAAGCTCCACCCCGTCGAGCTCCCGGCTTAAGGCCGTGAGCGCCGCATCTCCTTCCTGCGCCACCCGGTCGATGACGGCCGTCACCCGCGCCGCAAGTTCCTTTTGCTCCCGCCAGAAGCTGCGCCCGCCACGCTTAAGTTCCGCCGGCACCTCCCGGCACTCGCGGATGTCAAGCACCGGCCTCACCCCCCTGTGCCGCCCCCAGCCGCAGGCGCTCCACCAGCTCAGCCAGGGCGGCGGCCTTGGTGCGGAAGCTGATGCTGTTCGCCACCAGGCGCGCGCTGCCGCGCGTGATCTCCTCCACCTCCACCAGGCCGTTCGCCGCCAGCGTGCGACCGGTAGCCACCAGGTCCACGATGCCGTCCGCCAGGCCGGCGCGCGGGGCCAGTTCCAGGGAACCGTTGAGGTGGATCAGCTCCACCGGCCGGCCCCGCCCGGTAAAGTACGCCTCGGCCAAACGCGGGTACTTGGTGGCGATGCGCAGGCTGAGCGGCATCTCCGCCGGCCAGCGTGCCTCGTTTTCGGCGGGAACGGCCACCACCAGGCGCCAGAAGCCGTACGCCAAATCGAGCAGCTCGCACACACTCTTCTGCGTCTCCAAGAGCACGTCTTTCCCCACAATCCCGGCGTCCGCACAGCCCGCCTCCACGTACACCGGCACGTCCGCCGGCTTCACCAGGAGAAAACCCGGGTTATCCCCCCGGGGCGGTACCAGGAGGCGCCGGTCGTCGGCCCGCACCGCCCTCACGTCCACCCCCGCAGCCGCCAGCCGGTCCAGGGTGTCAGGCAGGAGCCGGCCCGTCGGTAAAGCCAAGAGCAGTCCCGTCATGGTATCGTTCCTTTCTTCTCAGTGGATCGCCTGCAGGCGGCCGGGCGGATCCGCAAGCGGCAGGTAATCGACACGGCCGCCGCCGCCCCCGCTCCCCTGGCGCTCCCGCGCCGCCAGCACCCGTTCCAGGCCGAGAGCAAAACCAGTAGCGGGCTCCGGCCGCCCAAAGCGGGCCAGGAGGTTGTCGTAGCGCCCACCGCCGCCCAAGGGGTAGCCGAACCCGGGCACGTACGCTTCAAAGACCATCCCGGTGTAATAATCCAGCTCCCGCACCAGGCCGAGGTCAAAGGTCACCTGCCCAGACACCCCGTAAACCGCCAGGTGCCCGGCGATGGCCTCCAGGTCTGCCAGTGCCGCCCGCGCCGCCTCGTTCTCCCCGGCCGCCTGCGCAGCGGCCGCCAGCGCTTCCCGCCCGCCGAAGAGCTGCGGCAGCCGGCGCAACACTTCCTTTTGCTCCGCCGCCAGCTCGAGCGCGCTGAGGATGCCGCTCACCCCTACCAGGTTGCGGTGCGTCAGCTCGGCCGCCACCGCCGCCCGCTCCTCCGCCTTCAGGTCCAGCTCCGCCAAAAGCGCCCGCAGGAAACCGGTGTGGCCCACGCTCACCCGCGCCCCGGTGAGCCCCGCCTGCGCGAGGGCCGTCAGGGCCAGGGCCACCACCTCGGCGTCCGCCGCCGGGCCGGCCGCCCCGATAAGCTCCACGCCCGCCTGGGTGAACTCGCTCTGGTACCCGTTGCGCGCCTCCTGAACGCGGAAAACGGAACCCCCGTACCACAGCCTCAGCGGCCGCGGCTCCTCAGCCAGCTTGCTGGCCGCCAGGCGCGCCACCTGGGCGGTGAAGTCTGAGCGCAGGGCCAGGATGCGCCCCTGCCGGTCGAAAAAGCGATACACGCGCTCCGCCTCGCGCCCGGCAAAACCGCAGGCAAAGGTGCTGTAAAACTCGAAGGTCGGCGGCACCACCTCCCGGTAGCCCCAGCGCTCGAAGGAGTCTGCCCACAGCCCCAGGAGCCTCCGGTGCGCCGCCGCCTCGGCGGGCCCCAGATCCCTTATTCCCTGCGGCAGTTGCACGCGGCTTTGTTCCACCTCTCTCTCCTCCCCTTTAATCCTTCACCGTGCTAAAACGGCAACTTAATGAAGTTGGCTGCAGTTTAGCATGAAAGCACCTCCAGTGTCAACGGCCCCGAGGCAGAAAAAAACGCCCTGACGGGCGTTTAGCTCTTTGTTTCGGGCTCTGGGGGCGGCAGCGGCGGTAATTTTCCTTCCGCCTCCAACCGGTCGAGGACCAGTTTGTAGCCATCGGCCCCGTAGAAGAGAAACTTCTTGACGCGGCTGATGGTGGCGGTGCTCATACCGGTACGCTCGGCGATGAGGTCGTAGGTGTAGCCGGCCCGGAGCATGCGGGCTGCCTCCAGGCGCTGGGCCAGGGCCTGGATCTCGCCGATAGTGCAGATGTCCTCGAGCAGCCGGCAGCATTCCTCCGGCGTACGCAGGGCCAAAAAGGCAAGGCAGAGCTGGTCGGTCAACTCGTTGCGCCACTTCGGTTCATACTCCACGGGCAACCCCCCTATCCGTTGTGCCTGGCGCCGGGCCTTTCCCCTATTAAAGAACAACTTCGCTGAACGCCGCCTAATTCCTGCCGGCGGTGCGGATTTCTCTCGGCCTGTGGCCGGCCGCGTCCCCCTCATGCGCGCGGACCCAGCGGCGGACGGGTGAGCAGGCTGCGGGGAATAATGCCGGTGCCCAGCGCCAGAGCCCCGTAGGAGGCCGCACCGGCGGCCACCGCGCCCAAGGTGGCCGCGGCCAGGGGCCAGCCGTGTCCCAATCCCCAAGCCAGCGCCCCGCGCACCACCGGCACCATCAGCGCCGAACCCAGCGCCGGGACCAACAGCAGCCGGGCACTCCAACAGCCCGGCACCCGCTGCATAAGGCGGAGAAGGCCCAGGGCGGCCGCCAGCGTGAAGCCCAGGGCGGTGCCCAGCGCCGCACCCCGGATATTTAAGGCGGGCAGTGCCGCCAGGTGGTAATCGAGCAGCGCGTTCAGCGCACCGCCGGCGAAAATCGACACTGCGGCCCAGGGACCGAGATTCAGGCTGTGCAGGAGCGCACTGCTCGTCTCCATGAGGCAAAGCCCCACCGTCCCAAAGGCCAGGTAGCGCAGGGGAACGGCCGCCTCGGGGGTGTTGAAGAGCACCTGGCAGATCTCTTCCGGGAGCGTATAGAGGCCGACGGCGGCCGGGATTGACACCGCCAGGGTAAGGCCCAGGGCCTGGCGCATCCGAAAGGAGAGGGCGGAGCGGTCGCCCTGCGCCGCTGCCGCCGCCAGGGAAGGGACCAGGGCCGTGGCCAGGGCGGCCGTAGCCACCGTGGGGATTCCCACCAAGGATAGCGCCATGCCGGCGTGCTGCCCGAACAAAGCCGTGGCCGTGCGCATGGGTATCCCCCCGGCCTGCAGGCGTACCGGCACAATGGCCGCGTCCACCATCTGCATGACGGGCATGATAAAGGAGCCGAACATCACCGGCAGGGCAAAGTGCTCCAGGCGGCGCAGCGACGCGTACCAGCTCGCCCCCCGTCTCCTTGCCCTGGGACGAGGCCCGCGCAACCGGCGCCATTCAAAATAGAGCACCGAGCCGGCAGCGCCCCCGGCCGCTCCTGCGGCAGCACCTGCAGCAGCATGCTCCAGCCCCCGGGGAAGCAGCAGGAAAGCCAGCCCCAGCATGGTTAAAACCCTGATCAGCTGTTCCAAGGCCTGGGCCTGGGCCAAAACCCCGAGCGCCTGCTGCCCCTGGAAACAGCCGCGCAGGCTTCCCTCCAGCGCCAGGAAGAAAACCGCCGGCGCCAAGGCCCGCAGCGGCAGTTCCGCCCGCGGGTCACCCAGGACGGCGGTTGCCAGGAACGGAGCTGCAGCGAAGAGCAGGCCGGCCAAAAGCAGCCCCTGCACAATGAGCACCTGCCCGCCCACGCGGTAGTACTGCCAGGCCTCGTCTTCCCTTCCCAGGGCCAGGTGTTCGGCCATGAACTTGGCTATCGCCAGGGGCAGGCCGCCGGTGGCCAGAATCGCCGCCACCGTAAAAATCGGGTAGGCCATCTGGTAGAGCCCGATGCCCTCGGCACCCAACAGGTAGCTGAGCGGCACACGGTAGAATACACCCATGACCTTGGTGAAAGCACCGGACATAAGCAGCATGAAAACACCCTGCGTCAGGGACAAGCTTCCGCGCCTCCCTCTGCTCTTTCCTTCTGATCTTACGCAGGATAAGAAGCGCTTATGTCCAGGCGGCGCTTACCCTAGAAACCACAGGCGCACCCGTTCTTTCTCCACCGCACCTCGGATGGTCACAGGACGCCCGCTGTTGTTCTGAAACTTCAAGTCGAGGTCGGTGTAGATGGTGGCGTCCCGCCCGGGAGGCACGTACTTGACCGGCTTGGCATGCGGGTGGCGCTCCAGCACCTTGAAGCCCGCTCCGAGGGCGACGTTGTACAGGGTGGAAGACACCTGACACATGCCCCCGCCCAGTTCTTTCAACTTCCGGCCGTCATCGCCCAGTACCGTGGCGGGACGAAAGCCGGCGGCGGCGGTGGGCTGTCCCACCACGGCATTAAAAGAGAAAACCTCCCCGGGTAAGATGACGTGGCCGTTGAGCCGCTCGACGGTGAGGTGAATGTTGTGCACCCGGTCGGGATCGCGGTCGAGGAGGCGCGTGGCATACGCAGCCAGCACCTTAAGCGGCCGCCGCACCACCCGGAGCCGCGCACCCGGTTCCGCCGCAAGCACGGCCTCCACCGTTTCGTCCACCTGGAGCCCCGGCTCCCGCCGGGCCAGGTCGCGCACATGTTCCTCCACCTGGTGGCGCGTCCAGCCGCCCACCGCTTTTCCTTCCAGCATCACCCCGGCGGCCACCCGCTCCTGCCACCAGCAACCACTGAAGCAAAGTAAAAAGTACAAGAAAAAGCCCAGGGTCAAAAGCCTCTGCCGCTGCGGCCTCAACCCGCCGCCCCCTTTCCCGCCGCCTTGATTACCCCCGGTCACGGCAATTCCTGTCAGCGGGCGCCGAAACAAGGCCGGCGCCATACTATATAGCAGTGTGTCGACAAGAGGAGGTGACTTAAAGTTATGGGAGTTCCCCTCCCGGAGCTGGCTGCTGTTCTCGGTCATGATCCCCTGACGCTGCCATCCGTAGACATCACAGGGATCACCTGCGACTCGCGGAAAGTGAAGGCCGGTTTCCTTTTTGTCGCAGTGCCGGGCAGCCGCCGTGACGGTCACGCCTTTATCGGCGAGGCCTGCCTGCGCGGAGCCCGGGCGGTGGTAGCAGAGGTCCAGGAGCACGCTACCCCTGTACCCTGCCTCCTGGTTCCAGACAGCCGCCGGGCGCTGGCCGAACTCGCGGCTCACTTTTACGGCCATCCTTCCCGTGCGCTGGAGGTGATAGGCATCACCGGCACGAACGGCAAAACCACCACCGCCTGCCTGCTCGATCATATTCTGCGTACGGCGGGCCGTCCCAGCGGGCTGATCGGTACGGTGAGCGTAAAGTACCGTACCCGCACCTTCCCTGCCCACCTCACCACCCCCGGTGCCGACGAACTCCAGGAGCACCTGGCCGGAATGCGGGCGGAAGGCCTGCGCCACGTGGTGATGGAGGTTTCTTCGCAGGGTATCAAGACCGGCCGCGTGGCGGGCGTGCACTTTTCTTTCGGCGTGCTCACCAACATCACCCTGGACCACCTGGACACGCACGCCTCGTTTCAAGAGTACATCGCCACAAAAAAACGCTTCCTGGACATGCTGGCTCCGGACCGCACCGTCTTTCTCAACCGCGATGACCTGGGAGCACGCAGCCTCCTTCCCGAACTGAAGGCGCGGGTCGTCACCTTCGGCTTCCATCCCGCCGGCGACATTCAAATTGTCCCAGCACGGGCCGCGTCCGGCTCCGGCTCATTCCTCCTCCGCATTGACCGGCCGCTTACGACGCACCGCGGGACCTTGCCGGCCCTGTCGCTGCCGCTCACCCTGCAGCTTTTAGGTACGCATAACATGGCCAACGCGGCCGCGGCCGCCGCCGTCGCCCTGGCTCTCGGGGTCGAACCCCGCGACATCCAGGCGGGCCTGGCCACCTTCTCGGGGGTGGAACGCCGCCTGGAGGTGTTCTCCCTAGGTAAACTCACGGTGGTGGATGACACCGCGCTCAATCCCGCCAGCTTCGACGCCGCCTTTCAGGCGGTAAGTTCCCTACCGCACCAACGGTTGGTGGTGGTATACGCCCTGCGCGGCAGCCGCAGTCCGGCTGTGAACCGCATCAACGCCCTGGCCTTGGCGCACTGGTCCCAGCGTCTTACCTTCAGCGCTTTCATCACCACGAGCAGCGTCGGGGACGTGGGCCCCCTGGACGAGGTAACCGCAGAGGAAGAGACGGCCTTTTTCTCCGGGCTAGCCGCCGCCGGCCTCACCGCGCGGCACTTCCCGGCCTTGAAGGACGCCTTGGCCGCCGCCCTCGGCTGCGCCCGCTCGGGGGACCTCATCCTGCTCCTGGGTGCCCAGGGTATGGACACCGGCCGGGCAGTGCTCCAGGACCTGTGGGCCGAGAAGCAGGCGGCGCTCCTGCCGGCCCGCCGGCCAGAAGCAGCCTTGGCCGGCTCCTAGCAAAGCAGCCCGGGATCCCCCGGGCTCAGTTCTCGCAGACCCGACGCTGTTCATCAATTGGAGTTCACTTGACCCCGGGCGCCATCCGGCGCATCAGGTCGTTCAGGTCCCGCGTAAAGGTATTGACCGGTTTCCCGGCGCGGATGCCCTCAGCGATGCGGCGGACGCGCGTTATGGTGGCGGCATCGGTGGCCACCGCTACCCCGGTGAGCCGCGGCTCCGCGCGCCGCAGCCGGGTGGCGATATCGTTTTTCAAACCGGCGGCATCGCCTTGGCCGCGCGGCACGTTGCTCTTAAGCTCCGCGCCCACCAGGGCCGTCGTCCCAGAGAGGGCCACCCACGCCCGCTTCACGCCGGGTACCTTCTCCGCCTCCGTCGCCAGCTTATCCTGCAGCCGGGCAATGTCGGCCGGCCGCGTCGGCATGGGCTGCCGGGCCGGAGCCGGAGCCGGCGGCGCCGGTGTGGTCCGCATGGGGGCAGGGCGGGTCGGAGCCGGTGTCCGCGGCGGCAACGGCTTGCGCGCCGGCGGGCGGCAGCCGGCAAGGGCCGCCAGAACAACGAATACCAGGAGCGAAACCAGGAGGATTCTCAGCTGCTTGTTCCGCACCTCCTTCACCTCCTTTCACGGTTGTGCACACCAATTGGGTCAGGTATCGCGCCCTACGCAAGATCCACTGTTTAGCTGCCAGCAACGGGCCGGAAAGGAAGCTGCGCCGACGGTTCTGCTCAGGCGCAGACCTGACGCTGCTTAACCTCTTTACTTTTAGCTTTCGCTGGCAAAAACAAAGCTATGCGAAAAAAAGAACCCAGGCCTGGCCTGGGTTTACTCTTTAACCACCCGCAACCTAGTGAGCCCACCATCCTGGGGCCCCTGGATGCGATAACCATTGCTTTTCATCACTTCAATATGTTCAATGATCTCGGCCGTCACTTCCTCGCCTGGGCAGAGGATGGGGATGCCGGGCGGGTAACAGGTGACAGTCTCGGTGCTGATGCGCCCGCGCGCCGCAGCCAGGGGTACGCTCTCGGCCGGGGCGAAGAAGGCTTCCCGCGGTGTCAGGATTTGCCGGGGCGCGGGCGGCAGGGCCGGCGGCAGCTCCGTCCGCTCCCGACGCCCGGCCTCGTCCTTGACCAGCGCGGCCAGCGCCGCCAGCAGTTTATCGATATCCTCGGCGGTGTTGCCCGGCCCGACGATAAAGAGCACATTATACAGGTCCGACAGTTCCACCTGAATCCGGTGCCGGTAGCGCAGGTAAAGCTCGACCTGCTGCCCGGTGAGCCCCAGCCCCTTGACGCCCACCGTCACCTTGGTGGGATCGAGCCCCTTCACCCCGGGCCGGCCGCAGTACTCGGCCCCAAAGGTGGTCAGCCCCGGCAGCTGCCGTACACCGCGGCGCAGCCGCTCGGCCAGCTCGATGGTGCGCTCCAGGATGGCCCTCCCCTCTTTGACCATCTGCAGCCGCGCCAGGTCGAGCGCCGCCAAAAACAGGTAGGAGGCGCTGGTGCTCAGGAGAACCGCCAGCACCGCCTGCAGCCGGCCCCGGTCGATGCGGCCGCCCTTAACGTGCAGCCAGGAGCTCTGCGTAAGGCTGCAGAGGATCTTGTGCGCTCCCTGGGCCGCGGCGTCCGCGCCTTGGGTGAGCGCCCCCGGCGGCAGGCCCTCATGGAAGTAAAAGTGCGGGCCGTGCGCCTCGTCGATGAGGAGCGGCAGGCCCCGCCCGTGCACCTGGGCGGCGATAGTCGTGAGGTCCGAGGTGGTGCCGTAGTAGGTCGGATTGATGAGCAGCGCCGCCCGGGCCTGAGGGTGCGCCGCCAGCGCCGCCGCGATTTTTTCCGGGGTCACGCCCAAGGCGATTCCGAAGTCCGGGTCGACCTCAGGCGAGACAAACACCGGCCGCGCGCCGCTTAAGATGACGCCGGAGACCATGGACTTGTGCATGTTGCGCGGGACGATGATCTCGTCGCCCGGGTTGCAGGTGCTGAGTATCAGGGCCTGCATGCCGGAGGAAGTCCCGTTGATGAGAAAGTAGCTCGCCTCAGCCCCGTAGGCCTGCGCCAGGAGCTGCTCCGCCTCCCGGATGACGCCGGTGGGCTGCAGCAGGTCGTCCATGCCCTCGACGCCCGTAATGTCCAGCTCGAAGACCCGTCGTCCCATGATCCGGGCCGCCGCCGCCGAAATCCCTTTACCGCCCTTGTGGCCGGGCATGTGAAAGCGCGTCACCTGCTCGGCGGCGTAGCAGGCCACCGCCTCCGCCAGGGGGGCCCGCTCACGATCTTCCTTCACGCTGTTCTTCCCTCCCTTCCCGCCGCCTGCCGGTAAGCCTTGACCACCGTAAGCGGCGTCTGCTGTTCATAGTTGCCGCACGGATTGTCGGTGAGGAGTGAGGAAACAAGACGGCGCGGCACGCCGCGGGAAGCGCCCACCACGTCCACCTTGCCCAGGTCGTTGGCATCGACGATGACGGTGTCCACCCCCAGCCGGTCTGCCACCGCCTGCGCCACCTGGTCGGCATGGCGCGGCCCCAGGACGATGTGGGCATGGAAGGGCGGCATGGTGCCGGCCACATCGTCGATGAGCGCCACCGGCAGGCCCGCCACCCGGTAGAAATAGCCGGGACGCCGCAGCAGCCTGCCCACTGCGCCGGCGGCCGCGGCCAGGAGGATCCGCCAGGTGCCCACCTCGTCCATGGCCAGCTGCATGGTGGCGGGGGAAGTGAGGCTGCCGTGCCGTTTGGTATAGCGGCAAAGCAGGCGGGCCAGGCGGCCGGCCTTAACCTCTTCCGGCCGGAAGATACGCCCCTGGCTGATGGCGACCACGCTTTCGGCCAGCACGATCAAGTCCCCGGGCGCGGCGATCCGGCCGGCGTAACGTTCCACCACCTGGACGATGTCGTCCTGTGCGGTGATGAGGTGCGTCCGTAGAGGTACTTTCACCACCACCCGCCTCACCTCCTCTCTCCCGCATGCTATGTGGGTGAGGGTGGTTTGGTGCCTGCCCTAATTGGTGGTGGGTCGTTGGTGGTTGGTCGTTGGGGGCGGGACAAGTTGGTCGTGGGTCGTTGGGGGTTGGTGGTTGGGAACGGGACAAGTTGGTGGTGGGTCGTTGGTGGTTGGTGGTTGGGAGCGGGACAGGTCGGTGGTGGGGCGTCGGCAGTTGGTCGTGGAGAGTGGGACGTATTGCTGGTTGGTTCTGAGTCGCGAGCAGTCGGAAGCCGAAGAAGTCGGTGGTGGCAGTTGGTTGTTGGTTGTAAACAGTTGGGAAGGCAAGAAAGGAGCGCCGGCGGGTTCAGGATAATCCCTAACCAACCAGCGCTCCGGTCTCGTGAGCGGGCACAGGGGGCCGCCCCTCTGGACATCTTTTCCACGGTCAACACAGGGGACTGCCGACACGTTTTTTCTGCATGCGTGCGGGGCGTCCCTGCCTCTCACCCAACACCTCAAGTCAAACGCTGACTGCTCAACGCCCAACACCCAAACGCCAACCGCCAAACGCCATCTAGAACAGGTTGAGGTACTGGTCCAGCTCCCACTGGTGAACCTGCGTGCGGTACAGGTTCCACTCGATCTCCTTGGCATCGATGAAGCGGTTGAACACGTGGTCGCCCAGGGCTTCTTTGATCACGTTGTCCGCTTTCAGGGCTTCCAGCGCGACCCCCAGGTTGGCCGGCAGG
Coding sequences:
- a CDS encoding HisA/HisF-related TIM barrel protein — its product is MLVIPAVDLRGGACVRLYQGRFRQEVYRGDPLAAARRWRAAGARRLHVVDLDGARSGRPQNLAVVARLKAELGVEIQLGGGLRRREDLAAARAAGARWLILGTAAARDPAVVAAACREYGDGTLVSLDVREGRVQLAGWEEESVLPVEALARQLAALGVETFIYTDTGRDGTLTGPDLDGACSLAQAAGRPVLVAGGFGHLAEVEAAAAREAEGIAGVILGRALYAGTISLAEAIKIGERSESDAG
- the hisH gene encoding imidazole glycerol phosphate synthase subunit HisH, with product MIAIVDYGMGNLGSVRYALQALGEEVRVTADPAAIAAAPGVILPGVGAFGDAMAELRARGLVETVRQAAGSGRPFLGICLGMQLLFTAGEEGGYHEGLDILPGVVRRLRGEVKIPHIGWNSLSFPRPTPLFGGVAPGSFVYFVHSYVAVPQEEAVVAATCSYGEEFTAAVRRGNVWGTQFHPEKSSQVGLAVLRNFVSEVRACS
- the hisB gene encoding imidazoleglycerol-phosphate dehydratase HisB encodes the protein MGRSAEAERRTRETQVKVRLELDGTGGSEVKTGVGFLDHLLTLWAAHGGFDLTLQATGDTWVDDHHTVEDVGLTLGTALEQALGEKQGIRRYGASLLPMDEALVRVVVDLSGRPYLHYDVALAAPSIGDFAVELVPEFLRALVVEARLALHVDLLHGANGHHIVEAIFKGLGRALREAVALDPRVPGIPSTKGVL
- the hisD gene encoding histidinol dehydrogenase is translated as MLDIRECREVPAELKRGGRSFWREQKELAARVTAVIDRVAQEGDAALTALSRELDGVELTAAELRVAPAELAEAAAALPAALKEALLVARENIRRFSAAPPPGSLTVNAAGAVLGTRSLPLKRVGVYIPGGRAAYPSSVLMNVVPAQAAGVAEIALATPPAGGHGHPLVLGTAYLLGVREVYCVGGAQAIAALALGTETIPAVDKVVGPGNAYVAAAKRLLFGCVGIDAVAGPSEVLILADAGAAPAVVARDLIAQAEHDAAAQALLVTTSQRLAEEVAGELEKELATLPRAELARAALASSAAYVVPDLELAVALANAWAPEHLELLLADPWAVLPRVQNAGTVFLGPYTPEALGDYIAGPSHVLPTGGTARFASPLGVEDFCKRLNFLAYGREAWRKDAPAAELLARAEGLAGHARALVGRE
- the hisG gene encoding ATP phosphoribosyltransferase, with the translated sequence MTGLLLALPTGRLLPDTLDRLAAAGVDVRAVRADDRRLLVPPRGDNPGFLLVKPADVPVYVEAGCADAGIVGKDVLLETQKSVCELLDLAYGFWRLVVAVPAENEARWPAEMPLSLRIATKYPRLAEAYFTGRGRPVELIHLNGSLELAPRAGLADGIVDLVATGRTLAANGLVEVEEITRGSARLVANSISFRTKAAALAELVERLRLGAAQGGEAGA
- the hisZ gene encoding ATP phosphoribosyltransferase regulatory subunit; this encodes MEQSRVQLPQGIRDLGPAEAAAHRRLLGLWADSFERWGYREVVPPTFEFYSTFACGFAGREAERVYRFFDRQGRILALRSDFTAQVARLAASKLAEEPRPLRLWYGGSVFRVQEARNGYQSEFTQAGVELIGAAGPAADAEVVALALTALAQAGLTGARVSVGHTGFLRALLAELDLKAEERAAVAAELTHRNLVGVSGILSALELAAEQKEVLRRLPQLFGGREALAAAAQAAGENEAARAALADLEAIAGHLAVYGVSGQVTFDLGLVRELDYYTGMVFEAYVPGFGYPLGGGGRYDNLLARFGRPEPATGFALGLERVLAARERQGSGGGGGRVDYLPLADPPGRLQAIH
- a CDS encoding YerC/YecD family TrpR-related protein, with protein sequence MEYEPKWRNELTDQLCLAFLALRTPEECCRLLEDICTIGEIQALAQRLEAARMLRAGYTYDLIAERTGMSTATISRVKKFLFYGADGYKLVLDRLEAEGKLPPLPPPEPETKS